The region ACCTATTTTACGATTGGCtttttccaaatattaaaatggatatTGTGAAATACCAAGCTGCGTTTGGTGTCAGGTACATACAGGcaatgtgtgtatttgtgattgtGAGATGTGTGGAGACCGACCACGGGACAGTTATAAAGATGAATTCTAACAATAactgaggaaagtaaagcatggaagaaggcctttgaacctctcgtttgtttgcaattaaccttGGTTGATTTAGGAACATTGGAATTAAAGTGTTaaggatgttgctttttgcttgtaGCTAAGCCTGAAAGAGttttgcaataataaccttttgaagtataattttagaatattgcttgCATCCTTGAAACTGTAGCTTTGGAATGTATATCAACGAAACATGCTTATCTCACACcttaataaagcagaaaaaaacagcttgagaaaggaagatgaacatcacctcaaggaTTTATAGTTTtgaccaagggaagctggacatcactgttatgagatttatagtccttgcaattaaaaggtggatccacatctggggagctggacctCACCAGATGGGATTCTTCTTTCAGAAACCAGACCAGCACCATCTGGGGATGCTCCTTTTGGGATtcatcctgagaaaaactaaatcacaatagtgtatagaattgtgacataaaaattgggaatagaaattgctgatgagtaaaaattggaatagaaactgctgagaaagctgatgagtacccctataaatacctgtaagccCCAACTAtgggtgtgcagttggagggaaaacttctcccactgtacccagcgctgtattgctcatactttaccatattaaataataaactgATTGCTGCTTGGATATTGGCCAAAtcaagcttcttattcataacaaTATTATACGTGTTGTGTTTAAAAGTggtgctgtattaattctctgaAGTAGCATgtttaatatagttttaggttgtaagaaatgttgaaatagaaactatgctatgtaggatacttttctttaaagtatcttgacattttttatttttttttctcaaataacTAAACCATATATCCCTACATTATCCAAACCATTTGTCATCAATACACTTTCAATAACCTTCCTCTATATTTCCTAGCATCAAAAACAACCGTCATCATCACTCCACAACCACCCCTAAACAAACACAGAATTAACCCCAGAActaacccccccaaaaaaccaaacaaaaatacaaaccatgATGATAAATCATCAAGCAATCACCCACCAAATTTTAGGTTCTTGTAGCTTATAAAAAGCATGGCACTGAAGATGTCAAGATAAAGGACTCAGAtgtaaagaaaggactcacagaggaatagcagccacaggacacctcaatcttagagagaaaaataatttattgccctcttatcagaagatacaaacttcttcctgcctcaaaggtgctgttaggattcagaggaagaagttgaggatgaccagacagaatcctgtgcttgaatggaatttatgcatcatgtatgaggtgtatgaacatgcaacaggctgttgcttttaagggttaatcctctcttaacgtgggtcctttttcaggtttattttgcccagaaagaggcaCCCAGACTGTCTGTagctctttgtttctattgcctcatattgtcctaatccaaattgtccaaattattattactgtaaTTGTATTACTAATTTTATAACCATTATATTACTATTAAAcgttttaaaatttaaataaaccaCAAGTGATTAGCATTTTTCACAGcttcctgccttgctgtgaATCTGCCTGAGCTCCtgggtgagcacagccctgagctcctgggtgagcacagccctgctgcccctgctgatGTGCCACCCCAGGTGGGATTCACTCCTGAGGTCACAGAAAACTGGCATCAGTGTGGACAGGGATGGTCTCTGCAATATAATTATGATTTTATTGTTATATAACATTTTCTATGCAATATTTATATTCCTTATGTTTCTATAGTTGTAAGTAAGGATATGCCTTAAGAAAGTGAGAAGCTGTATGGGTAAGATGGTGAAAGGTTTATACTGTAGTAATAAAATAGTATGGAGTAGGCTGGGAGTTTAGAAGTTATAATAGAAATATTAAGTTAAAACTTGTGAGTTAAACACCCATTAGATAAAAGTATCTGCAGAAATAAGTAAAGAAGATAggtcagaaaagcaaaataaatcctGTAGCCTTTTCTGTTGGGTTAGAAAGTTCTATATTGCCTTATAACAAAAAAATCTTGTGCTACTCTTGAGCTAGCTGGCTCCTCTAAAATCTCACAGCCTCTGAAACTGATGTTCATCTGAGCAATAAATCATTTTGGCTTGAAAATAATCCCATCCCTTCATTTCTAGCAGTGACAATCTCCTGTTTTTCCCTCATGCTCTGCTGTGAaactccccttcccctccccttgctgcagcccagctccttttccctccccagcacacaggaACCATTGGGGTGCAGCAGCTCTCCCATTTTTTTGCAGGATTGTTTCCTGTGGCATTTAAAATCTGTGAGAGCAAGAGGGGCCTGGATTTGTGGGGACATTGCCAAGATCCCTTCACATCTCCCAGGGCCAGGTTTGAACTTCAACCCAAGGCACAGTGAGCAAGAACTCCCACAGAATGTTTAACTTGGGGAGGTGAAATGTTTCCTGGGAGAAATTCCTCAGAAAGCTTTTCTGGTGAGGAGCCTCCATGAGTTCCAATGTTTCTCCAGAGAAATGCTAATGAAGGCAGTGGGAAAAGTTACCTTGCCAGCTAGAgcaaagagaaggaaggaaggtttTTACagttaatttattaatttttttcaacaaaTGAACCCCCCCCCAAATAGAGCAGGGAGGATCTGCTTGTTACAGGGCCTGGGGGGTGCCCATGCTTCATCCtcagcagcacaagggctgAAATGTGAGCtggagaggcaggcagggagggagagcctTCATCCCAGGTGAGGAGCTCCAGAGGGAggggggcagtgcagggaggagctggggcagagctgtgccagggctcaggaCAGCAGCTTGTGCACTGCCACGGTGATGCTGTCGTGCTTCTGGATCATGATGTTCCTGCAGTAAGGACAAAGGGCTGGGGGGGCAGCTGGgccagcaggggctgctgggggtggggagggggcaggggaatccctgagcagcccccactgagggcccatccccaccccagagcgtggctgctccatctcccCACCCCATGGGCAGCGATGGAGACATGGGCTGTGCCACACACAGGGACCCAGGATTTGTCAcccacaggctgtgccacccacagGGACCCCAGGATTTGTTATCACAGGGACCCCAGGATGTCACCCACAGGGACCCCAGGATTTGTCATCCCCAGGCTGTGTCACCCACAGGGACCCCAAGCTCTGTCACCAACAGGGACATCAGGGCTGTGTCACCCACAGGGACCCCAGGATTTGTCATCCACAGGGATCCCAAGCCTGGTTATGCACAGGAATCCCAGGATTTGTTACCCACGGGGACCCCAGGATATTTTACCCACAGGAATCCCAGGATTTGTCGTGCCCAGGTTGTGTCACCCACAGGGACCCAGGATTTGTCACCCACAGGGACCCCTGGCTCTGCTATCCACAGCAACCCCAGGCTGTGTCACCCACAGGGACCCCAGGATATTTTACCCACAGGAATCCCAGGATTTGTCGTGCCCAGGTTGTGTCACCCACAGGGATCCCAGGCTCTGCCACCCACAGGGACCTCTGGCTGTGTCATCCACAGAGATCCCCAGGATTTGTCATTCAGAGGGACCCCAGGATTTGTCACCCACATGAATCCCAAGCCTTGTTATGCACAGGAATCCCAGAAATTGTCATCCACTGGGACGCCAGGCTCTGCCACCCACAGGAGCCCCAGGATTTGTCACCCACAGGGACCCCAGGATTTGTCACCCACAGGGATCTGTCAttcccagggacaccaggataCTTTACCCACAGGAATCTCAAGCTCTGTCACCCATAGGGACtccaggctctgtcacccacaggaACCCCAGGATTTGTCACCCACAGAGTTcccaggctctgtcacccacagggACCCCAGGATTTGTCATCCCCAGGCTGTGTCACCCACAGGGACCCCAGGATTTGTCATCcccaggctctgtcacccacaggaACCCCAGGATTTGTCATCCCCAGGCTGTGTCACCCACAGGGACCCCAAGGGAGCAGAGCTCCTGAGCTGCAGTAACCAGCAGCCCCTGGAAGGTTTCCCCTGCTTTTCCACCCCCATTATCCCAGTCCCTGTGGCAGTgcctcccccagggctgctccagacTCTCCctcaggcactgccagggcaggggagggccCGGGGGGGCTCAGAGGGCTGGGGCTCACCCGCTGTCTGACTCCAGGCACACCACGGGCGTGTCCGTGGGGTCCGAGGTGAGCTTGGCCGCCTGCTGGGCCAGCACGGAGATGATGCCAGCGTGCTCATCTGACAGGGTGCCCCTGCCTGCAGGGGGGAGGCCATGGGTaacccctccctgtgccagggcactgctctgggacagcccTGATCATCCCCCAGGCCCAGGGggtgctcctgccccaggcatTTCCCTCCCTGGTCCTTCCTGGGCccatttccctccctgctcctgccctggcccatTTCCCTCCCTGGTCCTGCCCAATTCCCTCTCTGGTCCTTCCTGGCCTTATTTCCCTCCCTGGTCCTGCCCGGGCCCATTTCCCTCCCTGGTCCTGCCCAATTCTCTCCCTGGTCCTGCCCCAGCCCAATTCCCTCTCAGGTCCTTCCTGAGCccatttccctctctgctcctgcactggtccatttccctctctgccccagcccatttccttccctgctcctgcctggggccAATTCCCTTTCTGGTCCTGCTCATTTCCCTCCCCAATCCTGCCCTGGCCCATTTCCCTCCCTGGTTCTGCCCAattctctccctgctcctgccctgggcccatttccctccctcagggctgtcccagcacctccccaaatgcttcctctccctccacccaaaatcccaaattaaGGTGACAGGAGGAGCTGACCCTggtgggcacaggcaggtggtggcccttggggacacccaaaggaggggacagggcagtggggcagggcaggtgtccccagggtgatGCAGGACAGGGAGGGTCTGGAAGGCTGCGCCTGGTGCCCCCAACCCCATCCTGGGGAGCCCCTCAGAGGGTATGGGCAGGACCTGGGGCACCCCAATCCCCTGTGGGGCAGGACTTGGGGCACCCCAATCCCTATGGGCAGGACTTGGGGCACCCCAATCTCTGTGGGGCAGGACCTGGGGCACCCCAATCCCCTGtggggcagcacctggggcacCCCAATCTCTGTGGGGCAGGACCTGAGGCACCCCAATCTCTGTGGGGCAGGACTTGGGGCACCCCAATCCCCTGTGGGGCAGGACCTGGGGCACCCCAACATCATCCTGGGGAGCCCCTCAGAGGGCATGGGCAGGACTTGGGGCACCCCAATCCCCTGTGGGGCAGGACCTGGGGCACCCCAATCCCTatggggcagtgccaggtgcccccagccccaggagccctgcGAGTGCccgggcagtgccaggagcgccccccagtgccccccatgCCCGGAGCTCCTCACTCACAGCCCAGGTTGAGGCCCTGTGAGTCGGTGCACAGCACACCCACCACGGCCGGGCTCTTCATGCTgcaggagagagagagcagagctcagagcagggacagctgggacagaaCAGCCCCCTCAGGGGGACAGCccgtccccatgtccccatcatTCCCCTGTGGGGGGGACACCCCCAGTgttccccgtgtcccccccatCCTCCCATATCACCCCATgtctccctgtgtccccccgtgtcccccataTCCCTCCATGTTGCCCCtatcccccatgtccccacgtTCCCCATGTCCCtatgtcccccctgtccccccatgtcccctacattccccgtgtccccctctgtcccccacATCTCCCCGTGCATCCATGttccccccgtgtccccatatCCCCCCATATCTCCCCATACTCCCCTGTATCCCCCCATGTCCCACATATCCCccctccccatgtccccccatgtcTCCCTTtatccccgtgtcccccatgTCTCCCAATGTCCTTGTGTCCTTTCCATGTCCCCCCTTGTTTCCCcgtccccctgtgccccccataTCCCCCCACGTCCCTCCACATCCCCCACATCTCCCCGTGCCTTCATGTTCCCCCGTTCCCACGTGTCCCCCCCACATCCCCTTTGTCTCTCCATGTGCCCCCAGTGTTCCCCGTGCCCCCCCAATCCCCCCGTCCCCCGTGTCCCTATGTTCCCCCACGTTCCTGTGTcaccatgtccttcctgtggcCCCCATattcccccctgtcccccccgCCTCCATATCCTCCCATGTCCCCCTTTATCTCCACacatcccctgtgtcccccgTGTTACCCAcatcccccgtgtccccccatgtcccccatatctcccagtgcctccatgttccccccgtgtccccccacaTCCCCCGTGTCCCTCTTTATCCCCCCATATCCCCCTCTGTTCCCTCATGCTTCCCTATCCTCCAACGTCCCCCCGTCCCCCTCGTCCCTCCTTGTCCCCTCAcatccccccaaatccccgtTTCCCCCGCGTCCCCCACattccccaatgtcccccaatATCCCCCCGTACCCCCTCATGTCCCCCACATTCCCCTATACCTCCCCATGCCTTCATGTCCCCCCCCatccccggtgtccccccgtgtccccctgtcccccacATCCCCCCGTGTCCCgccctgtccccgctgtcccctcacGTCTCCTCCAGGTGCTGTTCCAGCGTTCCCTCCATCGCCGCCCGCCTCCACTTCCGCAGCGCTCACGTCACCCCCGCCACGGCGGCTCCGCAGGGCCAAAAGCGCTCGGGGCGCGCTCGGCtccgcggggccgccccgctTTGGGGACGCCCCGCAATCCGCCGGCCCCGGGatcccccggccccgccgtgccGCTGCCGCCTCTCCCGGCACCGGGCCCGGCTCTGGGCGTTCGCAGCAAACCCGCCCCCCCAAAACAGCCCTCCCCGCTGGTTTTCCCCCAGAGCACGCGGCGCAGTTGcgatattttggtttttttccttctttttctcgACTTTCTCGTCCAGTCGCGTCCCTCCTTCCCCGCAGCGCCGCCCGGGGTTTGTAGGGCCGAAGGAAATTCAAGAGGGGTTTTAAGGATCCTCCTGGATTCTCCGTGGCATCACAAATCCCTTCCCCAGGTGTTGGCTCCTGGATGCTGCCCATCAGTTTCCACAGCCCCTCTTTATTTTCTCCCAGCAGAAATATATTTCTCCCACCACAACATCTTAGCAAGAAACTTCTAGGAAATATCCTTGGGAATAGCCTTTTGACTTATAGGAAatatccttttaatttttaggaAATGGGAAATATCCTAGGAAATGTCCTTTTACTGCTAggaaatataatataatataatataatataatataatataatataatataatataatataatataatataatataatataatataatataatataatataatataatataatataatataatataatataatataatataatatattttaatataatataatataatataatataatttaatataatataatataatatatattgcCATTATATGAATTATAATTATATAGatattgttatatattatattaatataatgaTTACAACACTTAAATAATAATTACagtaataattataatatattaattatagtaacatattattatatattatatcatTATAATACAACACAGTATTATTATAATATCatgtaatataatatcatattaGAAATTACTATATTAATTAAATGAATTATACTATATTGTGACATTATATGACATCGTATGACATAATGTGATGTTATGCTACATTTTAATAATGTAGATAttatcatatattatattaatataatgatagtaattatattattataattacaTAATAATTATAACAATTATAATAgattaattataattatataatattctatattaatataatataataaaatataattatagaAATTATTGTATTAATTATATTAACTATATTAAGTGAAagattatattgtattatattatattatattatattatattatattatattatattatattatattatattatattatattatattatattatattatattatattatattatattatattatatcatactAGATGAGATTATATGACATTTTATTAATTGTAGTTATATAGatattattatgtattataataatataatacatGTATgattataattatataataattataatgattatgataaaattttaatta is a window of Melospiza georgiana isolate bMelGeo1 chromosome 23, bMelGeo1.pri, whole genome shotgun sequence DNA encoding:
- the LAMTOR5 gene encoding ragulator complex protein LAMTOR5, producing the protein MEGTLEQHLEETMKSPAVVGVLCTDSQGLNLGCRGTLSDEHAGIISVLAQQAAKLTSDPTDTPVVCLESDSGNIMIQKHDSITVAVHKLLS